The proteins below come from a single Xiphophorus hellerii strain 12219 chromosome 14, Xiphophorus_hellerii-4.1, whole genome shotgun sequence genomic window:
- the LOC116732490 gene encoding sialoadhesin-like — MKPALLCMLGFFLLSSLLHGRADADNPRATLTPEKTIIPAGGSVTLTCSVEGSTGWKFDWIRNGQWMDGSSRNTEPDGTIRVSEGGNYSCRGRRGDSSFLSESSEEVTIQETEIKATLKADKSTIPPGGSVTLTCSVDKPADLTFELFRGSSSTYQTRVSPRSDVVFRITEGGIYTCIGFKLGTNFVTSMSDEVTIYKRVSNRVSVTSQPNRSLIYRGEKVTLRCEIQDDGETRWTYEWKTTNRNFPSYSEYMMITATEADSGEYSCKGRRGYEFAGWSEAIRLTVSSDQPRATLNAEKRIIPAGGSVTLTCSVEGSTGWEFRYTYTHYSVVISFKYTEPDGTIRVSEGGNYSCRGRRGDSSFESETSEEVTIQKTDDYRYGVILVSPVHPVTEGDPVTLSCRDKKQNLLSNVFFYHNNKLINNDGREELNISAVSKSDEGFYKCQHSGKESPRSWMSVRVTVSSPVSSFPVMLIVGPVVGIVLIILIIVLLLLWRCRRSKDLSSNRLNQPESINPASAPNHEVTQNDGSVYSSLLHGDTSLYETIQLSRASGNAEKIHHPAEDTDYANC, encoded by the exons ATGAAacctgctctgctctgcatgCTGGGCTTTTTCT TGCTCAGTTCTTTGCTTCATGGACGTGCTGATG cTGATAATCCCAGAGCCACCCTGACACCAGAGAAAACAATcataccagcagggggcagtgttACACTGACCTGCTCTGTTGAAGGATCTACTGGCTGGaagtttgactggatcagaaatggacaatggatggatggatcctCCAGAAACACAGAACCAGATGGAACCATCAGAGTCTCAGAGGGAGGAAATtacagctgcagaggaagaagaggagactCATCTTTTCTATCAGAATCCAGTGAAGAGGTCACCATTCAGGAAACTG AAATTAAGGCAACTTTGAAAGCAGACAAATCTACCataccaccagggggcagtgtGACATTAACCTGTTCTGTGGACAAACCTGCTGATTTAACATTTGAGCTCTTCAGAGGATCTTCATCCACCTATCAGACCAGAGTTTCTCCTCGATCAGATGTAGTTTTCAGGATCACAGAAGGAGGAATTTACACCTGCATAGGATTTAAACTTGGGACAAACTTTGTGACATCTATGAGTGATGAAGTCACCATTTATAAGAGAG TTTCCAACAGAGTTTCAGTCACTTCACAACCAAACCGATCTCTGATATACAGAGGAGAGAAAGTCACTCTGAGATGTGAGATCCAGGATGATGGAGAAACTCGGTGGACGTATGAATGGAAAACAACCAATAGAAACTTTCCGTCATACAGTGAATATATGATGATCACAGCTACTGAGGCTGACAGTGGAGAATACAGCTGTAAGGGTAGAAGAGGCTACGAGTTTGCAGGATGGAGTGAAGCCATCAGACTGACAGTGTCAT CTGATCAACCCAGAGCCACCCTGAATGCAGAGAAAAGAATcataccagcagggggcagtgttACACTGACCTGCTCTGTTGAAGGATCTACTGGCTGGGAGTTCAGGTACACATATACACATTATTCTGTAGTTATATCCTTCAAATACACAGAACCAGATGGAACCATCAGAGTCTCAGAGGGAGGAAATtacagctgcagaggaagaagaggagactCATCTTTTGAATCAGAAACCAGTGAAGAGGTCACCATTCAGAAAACTG ATGATTATCGTTATGGTGTTATCCTGGTGAGCCCTGTTCATCCTGTGACTGAAGGAGATCCTgttactctgagctgcagagataaaaaacaaaatcttctctccaatgtgtttttctatcaTAATAATAAACTCATCAATAATGACGGCAGAGAGGAGCTGAATATCTCTGCAGTGTCAAAGTCAGATGAAGGTTTCTACAAATGTCAACATTCAGGAAAAGAGTCACCAAGGAGCTGGATGTCTGTTAGAG TAACTGTATCCAGTCCTGTCAGTTCATTTCCTGTCATGTTGATCGTTGGACCAGTTGTTGGAATCGTTCTCATTATTCTCATTATTGTCCTTCTCTTGTTGTGGCGCTGCAGACGGTCCAAAG ATTTAAGCAGTAACAG ATTGAATCAACCAGAGAGCATCAATCCAGCCTCAGCTCCAAATCATGAAGTGACCCAGAATGACGGTTCTGTTTACAGTTCTCTGCTTCATG gTGACACTTCCCTTTATGAGACAATCCAACTCAGCAGAGCCTCAGGAAACg CAGAGAAGATTCATCATCCAGCAGAAGATACTGACTATGCTAATTGCTAA